GAGACGGTCTTCTCCCCATGCTTTCCCGATTGCTCGGCAGATCCCTTTTGCCCAAAGGTACTGTGTTGCCATTCCATTCCCAGAATTCCCATACCCTTCTGGAGAATATTAATAGCCGCTTCTCTATGACGACAAATCTCTATTCCACAATTAGGACAGGAATGGGTTCTGCTACTCAATGACTTTTTCCCCCGATGACCGCAACTAAAACAATATTGAAAAGTATAGTTAGGCGCAATCGCCACAACTGTTTTATCCCAAATTTTGCCGTAGTAGTTTAACCATTGGGTGAATTGATACCAACTCGGATCGGAAATCGACTTAGCCAAGTAGTGATGCTTGACCATACTCCACACCTTTAAAGCTTCATAGACAATCACATCGTTAGAGTGAACTACGCACCGAGCTTGCTTAATCGCCCAGTCTTTACGCTGTCTCTGAATTTTAAGGTGGATTTTACCCAGTCTTTTCCGAGCTTTATGATAATTCTTAGATTGGGGTTTTGCCCCTTTCACAAACTTTTTACTTAATCGTCTCTGAGCCTTTTTCAATTTGCGCTCAGATTTACTTAAGTAGTGGGGATACACTACAACGTTGTCATTTTGATCTTTAAAGAAATAGTTTAATCCCAGGTCTAATCCGACAACATTGCCAGTGTATTCAACCTTTTCCTTGCGGTCAATATCAAAGCAGAATTGGGCATAATAGCCATCTGCTCTTTTGACCACGCGAACACGGTTAATTTTTAATCGAAACAGGTCTTCCCTTGTTTCTTTGTTGCAATAAATAGATAAAGTACCGACATCAAAACCATCTGTGAAAGCGATATTCATGCAATCATCGGATAGTTTCCATCCAGAAACTTTATACTCTA
The sequence above is drawn from the Planktothrix serta PCC 8927 genome and encodes:
- a CDS encoding RNA-guided endonuclease InsQ/TnpB family protein, whose translation is MLIREAKLINGTKEQYLAIDEAIRTAQFIRNKCVRYWMDNQGVGKANLYALCKDLAKEFPFAKKLNSAARQASAERAWASISSFYSCCRKKKKKKAYPQFKKHCRSVEYKVSGWKLSDDCMNIAFTDGFDVGTLSIYCNKETREDLFRLKINRVRVVKRADGYYAQFCFDIDRKEKVEYTGNVVGLDLGLNYFFKDQNDNVVVYPHYLSKSERKLKKAQRRLSKKFVKGAKPQSKNYHKARKRLGKIHLKIQRQRKDWAIKQARCVVHSNDVIVYEALKVWSMVKHHYLAKSISDPSWYQFTQWLNYYGKIWDKTVVAIAPNYTFQYCFSCGHRGKKSLSSRTHSCPNCGIEICRHREAAINILQKGMGILGMEWQHSTFGQKGSAEQSGKHGEKTVSTIDGQPEIANGLL